The following are encoded together in the Drosophila biarmipes strain raj3 chromosome 3L, RU_DBia_V1.1, whole genome shotgun sequence genome:
- the LOC108028565 gene encoding uncharacterized protein LOC108028565 has translation MSRGGAINLTDLSAGQVGQWLQSFDAVLCDGDGTIWQDDTAIEGASDVLNALQHRLGKKVYLITNNGLKTRQELFERSQRLGFHLPSDRHIISPTAAIADYLVQSPEFDRTRHKVYVVGNAAIARELRQHGIDSYGAGGTEELPPGVKWPDFVAREFGGPEAAKDVGAVVVGWDEYFSYCKMARACHILCSNPGCAFLVTNRDAVHKYPAFCIPGTGAFVAGIEACSEREALEMGKPNPLVLKPLTKSGELQPERTLMIGDCLKIDVGFASNCGMLSLLVGTGRYNNLSDVRREEGKLVQPDLYLPRLADLLAYL, from the exons ATGTCCAGAGGCGGTGCTATCAACTTGACGGACCTGTCCGCGGGGCAGGTGGGCCAGTGGCTCCAAAGTTTCGACGCGGTTCTCTGCGACGGCGACG GCACCATTTGGCAGGATGACACGGCCATCGAGGGCGCGTCGGATGTGCTGAACGCCCTGCAGCACCGCTTGGGCAAGAAAGTGTACCTGATTACCAACAATGGTCTGAAGACGCGACAGGAGCTCTTCGAGCGCTCGCAGCGGCTCGGATTCCATTTGCCCAGCGACCGACACATCATATCGCCCACGGCGGCCATCGCCGACTATCTGGTCCAGAGTCCGGAGTTCGACAGGACCCGCCACAAGGTCTATGTGGTGGGCAACGCGGCCATCGCACGGGAATTAAGGCAGCACGGAATCGACAGCTACGGAGCTGGGGGAACAGAGGAACTGCCTCCGGGCGTCAAGTGGCCGGACTTTGTGGCCCGCGAGTTCGGAGGCCCGGAGGCGGCCAAGGACGTGGGTGCCGTGGTGGTCGGCTGGGATGAGTACTTCAGCTACTGCAAGATGGCCCGCGCCTGTCACATCCTGTGCAGCAATCCGGGCTGCGCCTTCCTCGTCACCAACCGGGATGCCGTGCACAAGTATCCCGCCTTCTGTATCCCCGGCACCGGGGCCTTTGTGGCCGGAATCGAGGCCTGCTCCGAGCGCGAGGCCCTCGAGATGGGCAAGCCGAATCCCTTGGTCCTCAAGCCCCTCACCAAGTCCGGCGAGCTGCAGCCGGAACGAACGCTTATGATTGGTGACTG CCTCAAAATAGATGTCGGCTTCGCCAGTAATTGTGGCATGCTATCGCTTCTGGTGGGCACTGGCAGATACAATAATCTCTCGGACGTCCGACGGGAGGAGGGCAAGCTGGTCCAGCCAGATTTGTATCTGCCCCGACTGGCCGACCTGCTGGCCTATCTGTGA
- the LOC108028564 gene encoding glycerol-3-phosphate phosphatase, giving the protein MRSSFSTCSRKALTMYKQTCTNLLELSSAKVTEWISSFDSVITDCDGVLWIYGQALEGSVDVMNQFKAMGKSIYFCTNNSTKTRSELLQKGVELGFHIKENGIISTAHATAAYLKRRNFSKRVFVIGSEGITKELDAVGIRHTAVGPEPMQGSLAEFMAEHLKLDTDIGAVVVGFDEHFSFPKMMKAASYLNDPQCLFVATNTDERFPMPNMIVPGSGSFVRAIQTCAEREPIVIGKPNPEICESLVREKKIDPSRTLMIGDRANTDILLGYNCGFQTLLVGSGIHQLKDVEQWKSSKNPEDKKLIPDVYLPKLGDLLPSIVDALAGSK; this is encoded by the exons ATGAGATCTAGCTTCAGCACCTGCTCGCGAAAGGCTCTAACCATGTACAAGCAGACGTGCACCAATCTCCTGGAACTGTCCTCCGCCAAGGTGACCGAGTGGATTTCGAGCTTCGACTCGGTGATTACAGACTGTGATg GAGTTCTTTGGATCTATGGTCAGGCCCTGGAGGGCTCCGTGGATGTGATGAACCAGTTCAAGGCCATGGGCAAGTCAATTTACTTCTGCACGAACAACTCGACGAAGACCCGGTCGGAGCTGCTACAGAAGGGCGTGGAGCTGGGCTTCCACATCAAGGAGAACGGCATTATTTCGACGGCCCATGCCACAGCAGCGTACCTGAAGCGTCGCAACTTCAGCAAGCGGGTGTTCGTGATCGGCAGCGAGGGCATCACCAAGGAGCTGGACGCCGTGGGCATCCGGCACACCGCGGTGGGACCGGAACCCATGCAGGGCTCGCTGGCCGAGTTCATGGCGGAGCATTTAAAGCTGGACACGGACATCGGAGCCGTGGTCGTGGGCTTCGACGAGCACTTCAGCTTCCCCAAGATGATGAAGGCCGCCTCGTACCTGAACGATCCGCAGTGCCTGTTCGTGGCCACCAACACGGATGAGCGCTTCCCCATGCCCAACATGATAGTGCCGGGCAGCGGGAGCTTCGTGCGGGCCATCCAAACCTGTGCGGAGCGGGAGCCAATAGTGATCGGAAAGCCCAATCCGGAAATTTGCGAATCTCTGGTCAGGGAAAAGAAGATCGATCCCTCGAGGACCCTGATGATCGGCGATCGTGCCAATACGGACATCCTCCTGGGCTACAACTGCGGTTTCCAGACCTTGCTCGTGGGCTCCGGAATCCACCAGCTGAAGGACGTGGAGCAGTGGAAGAGCAGCAAGAACCCCGAGGACAAGAAGCTCATACCAGACGTGTACCTGCCCAAGCTGGGCGATCTGCTGCCATCGATTGTGGACGCCCTGGCGGGCTCCAAGTGA
- the LOC108028780 gene encoding mediator of RNA polymerase II transcription subunit 19, with protein sequence MMSNYGNMMDSPKSSPHGGGRSPVVARQDSSGTLKTTISLGKTPTIIHTGPFYSMKEPPAKAELTGDKDLMTEYGLHHTLTKFKEKKFKESLASFLQNIPGINDLITHPVENSTLRSVIEKPPIGGKELLPLTPVQLAGFRLHPGPLPEQYRTTYVTPARKHKNKHKKHKHKDGVTTGQESTLLDSAGLETYEKKHKKQKRHEDDKERKKRKKEKKRKKKNQSPEPGVGLLPGGAGLGGAAGVMGATSLGSLAGGPGPGLSSLGASMGPGGVGGMNSFSSSMQMQQQQMPMQQQQMSSGGLLGSVLGTSGGPGGGGGGGGGGVGSGGGGGSLLMSQF encoded by the exons ATGATGAGCAACTACGGCAACATGATGGACTCCCCCAAGTCGTCGCCCCACGGCGGCGGCCGATCCCCCGTGGTCGCCCGCCAGGACTCCTCCGGCACCCTGAAGACGACCATCTCGCTGGGCAAAACGCCCACGATCATCCACACCGGGCCGTTCTACTCGATGAAGGAACCGCCCGCCAAGGCGGAGCTCACCGGCGACAAGGATCTCATGACCGAGTACGGACTGCACCACACACTGACCAAGTTCAAGGAGAAGAAGTTCAAGGAGTCGCTGGCCTCGTTCCTGCAGAACATCCCCGGCATCAACGACCTCATCACGCACCCCGTCGAGAACAGCACGCTGCGGAGCGTGATCGAAAAGCCGCCGATCGGCGGCAAGGAGCTCCTCCCGCTGACCCCCGTCCAGCTGGCCGGATTCCGCCTGCATCCCGGACCG CTGCCGGAACAGTATCGCACCACATATGTCACACCTGCgcgaaaacacaaaaacaaacacaaaaagcACAAACACAAAGACGGCGTGACCACGGGACAGGAATCTACGCTACTGG ATTCGGCCGGCCTGGAGACTTACGAGAAGAAGCACAAGAAGCAGAAGCGCCACGAGGACGACAAGGAGCGCAAgaagcgcaaaaaggagaagaagcgcaagaagAAGAACCAGAGTCCGGAGCCGGGCGTTGGCCTGCTGCCCGGAGGAGCGGGCTTGGGTGGAGCAGCGGGTGTTATGGGCGCCACCAGTCTTGGATCGCTGGCCGGAGGACCTGGGCCCGGACTGTCTAGCCTGGGCGCCAGCATGGGTCCCGGCGGTGTGGGTGGCATGAACAGCTTCTCGTCGTCCATgcagatgcagcagcagcagatgcccatgcagcagcagcagatgtcAAGCGGAGGTCTCCTCGGATCCGTGCTGGGCACGAGCGGCGGTCcgggtggcggcggcggaggaggaggcggcggcgtggggagcggcggcggcggaggcagCCTGCTAATGTCGCAGTTCTAG
- the LOC108028721 gene encoding dihydrolipoyl dehydrogenase, mitochondrial: MQFTLRHVVSAVAKTPLRTNAAILGALNARCYSTTHEADIVVIGSGPGGYVAAIKAAQMGLKTVSVEKEATLGGTCLNVGCIPSKALLNNSHYYHMAHSGDLESRGISCGSVSLDLEKLMGQKVNAVKALTGGIAMLFKKNKVTQLTGFGSIVNPNEVQVKKSDGSTETVKTKNILIATGSEVSPFPGIEIDEEVIVSSTGALKLAKVPKHLVVIGAGVIGLELGSVWSRLGAEVTAIEFMDTIGGVGIDNEVSKTFQKVLVKQGLKFKLGTKVTAASRSGDNVTVSVENAKSGEKEEIQCDALLVSVGRRPYTEGLGLEAVGIVKDDRGRIPVNATFQTVVPNIYAIGDCIHGPMLAHKAEDEGLITIEGINGGHVHIDYNCVPSVVYTHPEVAWVGKSEEQLKQEGVAYKVGKFPFLANSRAKTNNETDGFVKVLADQATDKILGTHIIGPNAGELINEAVLAMEYGAAAEDVARVCHAHPTCAEALREANVAAAFGKPINF; this comes from the exons ATGCAGTTCACGCTCCGCCATGTCGTGTCGGCAGTAGCCAAG ACTCCTCTGCGCACCAATGCCGCCATTCTGGGCGCCCTCAACGCCCGCTGCTACTCCACCACCCACGAGGCGGACATCGTGGTAATTGGCTCCGGCCCCGGTGGCTATGTGGCTGCTATTAAGGCAGCCCAGATGGGCTTGAAGACGGTCAGCGTGGAGAAGGAGGCCACTCTGGGCGGAACCTGCCTGAACGTCGGCTGCATTCCCTCGAAGGCGCTGCTGAACAACTCCCACTACTACCACATGGCCCACTCCGGGGATCTGGAGAGCCGCGGCATCAGCTGCGGCAGCGTGAGCCTCGACCTGGAGAAGCTCATGGGCCAGAAGGTCAACGCTGTGAAGGCCCTGACCGGCGGCATTGCCATGCTCTTCAAGAAAAACAAGGTAACACAGCTGACGGGCTTCGGCAGCATCGTCAATCCCAACGAGGTGCAGGTCAAGAAGTCCGACGGCTCGACGGAGACTGTCAAGACGAAGAACATCCTCATTGCCACCGGCTCGGAGGTCAGCCCCTTCCCGGGCATTGAA ATTGATGAGGAGGTAATTGTGAGCAGCACTGGCGCCCTGAAGCTGGCCAAGGTGCCCAAGCATCTGGTTGTCATCGGCGCCGGCGTCATTGGCCTGGAGCTGGGTTCGGTGTGGTCGCGTCTGGGTGCCGAAGTCACTGCCATCGAGTTCATGGACACGATCGGCGGCGTGGGCATTGACAACGAGGTCTCCAAGACCTTCCAGAAAGTGCTCGTCAAGCAGGGTCTGAAGTTCAAGCTGGGAACCAAAGTGACGGCTGCCTCGCGCAGCGGCGACAACGTCACCGTGTCCGTGGAGAACGCCAAGTCCGGCGAGAAGGAGGAGATCCAGTGCGACGCCCTGCTGGTCAGTGTGGGCCGTCGTCCCTACACCGAGGGTCTGGGTCTGGAGGCTGTAGGCATTGTCAAGGATGACCGCGGCAGGATCCCCGTCAACGCGACCTTCCAGACTGTGGTGCCCAACATCTACGCCATCGGCGACTGCATTCACGGACCCATGTTGGCGCACAAGGCCGAGGATGAGGGTCTCATCACCATTGAGGGCATCAACGGCGGTCACGTGCACATCGACTACAACTGCGTGCCAAGCGTGGTTTACACGCATCCCGAGGTCGCGTGGGTGGGCAAGAGCGAGGAGCAGCTGAAGCAGGAGGGCGTTGCCTACAAAGTGGGCAAGTTCCCCTTCCTGGCCAACTCGCGCGCCAAGACCAACAACGAGACGGACGGTTTCGTCAAGGTTTTGGCCGACCAGGCCACCGACAAGATCCTGGGAACCCACATCATCGGACCCAACGCCGGCGAGCTGATTAACGAGGCAGTGCTGGCCATGGAGTACGGAGCAGCGGCCGAGGACGTTGCCCGCGTCTGCCATGCGCATCCA ACATGTGCCGAGGCTTTGCGTGAGGCTAACGTTGCGGCTGCTTTCGGCAAGCCCATCAACTTCTAA
- the LOC108028556 gene encoding tryptophan--tRNA ligase isoform X1 gives MFRFGKLRLSLSEVAKKEPATVRLQRRCIQARSFLPGLTSRSAGTPSATAQVAGGGKQPVQPQAHTTDSGAEDQNSRWPRKIFSGIQPTGSLHLGNYLGAVRKWVQLQNARDDVTVCIVDLHSITMPHNPPLLRENIFTMAATLLACGIDPGKSTLFVQSAVAEHSEFNWILSSMTTMPRLAQLPQFREKSRLLKDVPLGLYVYPVLQAADIMLYKATHVPVGADQVQHIQLAQHLARTYNGRYGETFPVCHAIIEEGDASRVLSLRDPSKKMSKSEANPKATINLCDSPDLITQKIKKAVTDFTSDITYNPGKRAGVSNLVNIHSQVTGQPIKTVVDEAATLDTAKYKDRVAEAVVEHLRPIREQIHHHMTRRNEMVYLLEVGAEKARQQAQQTLNDVKQRLGLGTSVNIPAAVHVAPLLPAPDVSKTSASRRMSKDFDGNVHERHERMYGFGDQPSGGAGQSATGELAEMTQTSLPRVARRPPVVPTQSMRVEKQMGSTRTRHVFQMDTCNAPHIGFKAPPGFAASMVTGALAKSKRPNVKPVSGSMGFGHSQGGSYKSSQNVNPSAVSTIAREVNAARKQEFTCNMANSAFYAAALESRANSNRSSEKTTSKSGDSEFIIVANEDEEQSSSEEQREEAEEEEAAERENSERKATEANTVEI, from the exons ATGTTCCGGTTTGGGAAGCTTCGTCTCAGCCTATCTGAGGTGGCCAAAAAGGAGCCCGCCACAGTGCGTTTGCAGCGGCGCTGCATCCAGGCGAGGAGCTTCTTGCCAGGATTGACCAGTAGGTCGGCAGGGACGCCCTCCGCGACGGCGCAGGTGGCCGGTGGCGGCAAGCAGCCGGTCCAGCCGCAAGCCCATACCACCGACAGTGGCGCCGAGGAC CAGAACAGCCGCTGGCCAAGGAAGATCTTCAGTGGCATCCAGCCCACGGGATCCCTGCATCTGGGCAACTATCTGGGTGCCGTACGCAAGTGGGTTCAGCTGCAGAATGCCCGCGACGACGTCACCGTCTGCATCGTGGACCTGCACTCCATCACCATGCCCCACAATCCGCCGCTTCTACGCGAGAACATTTTCACCATGGCCGCCACGCTGCTCGCCTGCGGCATTGATCCCGGCAAGAGCACACTCTTCGTCCAGTCCGCCGTCGCCGAGCATTCCGAGTTCAACTGGATCCTCAGCTCGATGACTACCATGCCGCGTTTGGCTCAGCTGCCACAGTTCCGGGAGAAGTCCCGCCTGCTCAAAGATGTTCCGCTGGGATTGTACGTCTATCCTGTTCTCCAAGCAGCCGACATTATGCTCTACAA GGCCACCCATGTGCCAGTGGGCGCAGACCAGGTGCAGCACATTCAGCTGGCACAGCACCTGGCCAGAACCTACAACGGTCGCTATGGCGAGACCTTTCCTGTCTGCCACGCCATCATCGAGGAGGGTGACGCCTCCCGTGTGCTGTCCCTGCGAGATCCCTCGAAGAAGATGTCAAAATCGGAGGCCAACCCCAAGGCCACCATAAATCTTTGTGATTCGCCTGACTTGATCACGCAGAAGATAAAGAAGGCCGTCACAGACTTCACCTCGGACATTACCTATAATCCTGGCAAGCGAGCCGGCGTCAGCAACCTCGTCAATATTCATTCCCAGGTCACGGGGCAGCCCATAAAGACGGTGGTGGACGAAGCTGCCACCCTGGACACGGCCAAGTACAAGGACCGTGTGGCAGAGGCTGTGGTTGAGCACTTGCGCCCAATCCGGGAGCAAATCCACCACCACATGACCAGACGCAATGAGATGGTCTACTTGCTGGAAGTGGGGGCGGAAAAGGCGCGTCAACAGGCACAGCAGACATTGAACGATGTGAAGCAGCGCCTGGGACTGGGCACAAGTGTCAACATTCCGGCTGCGGTGCACGTGGCACCTCTACTGCCCGCGCCCGATGTTTCTAAGACCTCGGCCAGCAGGCGAATGTCCAAGGACTTTGATGGCAATGTCCACGAACGCCACGAGCGGATGTACGGATTCGGAGATCAGCCAAGTGGCGGAGCTGGCCAGTCTGCCACTGGGGAGCTGGCCGAGATGACTCAGACGTCTCTCCCGCGAGTGGCCCGTCGGCCGCCCGTTGTTCCCACTCAGTCCATGCGCGTCGAGAAGCAGATGGGCAGTACCCGCACACGCCACGTATTCCAGATGGACACCTGCAACGCCCCGCACATTGGGTTCAAGGCGCCGCCAGGATTTGCCGCCAGCATGGTTACTGGAGCTCTGGCAAAGAGCAAGCGACCGAATGTTAAGCCCGTATCGGGCAGCATGGGCTTCGGGCACTCACAGGGTGGATCGTACAAGAGCAGTCAGAACGTTAATCCCAGTGCGGTGTCCACAATAGCACGGGAAGTGAATGCTGCCAGGAAGCAGGAGTTCACTTGCAACATGGCCAATTCTGCCTTCTACGCGGCCGCCCTGGAATCACGCGCCAATTCGAACCGCTCCAGTGAAAAGACCACCTCCAAGTCGGGAGACAGTGAGTTTATCATCGTAGCGAACGAGGACGAAGAGCAGTCATCCTCTGAGGAGCAACGTGAGGAGGCTGAAGAGGAGGAGGCAGCAGAAAGGGAGAACTCGGAGCGCAAGGCCACTGAAGCTAACACGGTCGAGATTTAA
- the LOC108028556 gene encoding tryptophan--tRNA ligase isoform X2, producing the protein MFRFGKLRLSLSEVAKKEPATVRLQRRCIQARSFLPGLTSRSAGTPSATAQVAGGGKQPVQPQAHTTDSGAEDNSRWPRKIFSGIQPTGSLHLGNYLGAVRKWVQLQNARDDVTVCIVDLHSITMPHNPPLLRENIFTMAATLLACGIDPGKSTLFVQSAVAEHSEFNWILSSMTTMPRLAQLPQFREKSRLLKDVPLGLYVYPVLQAADIMLYKATHVPVGADQVQHIQLAQHLARTYNGRYGETFPVCHAIIEEGDASRVLSLRDPSKKMSKSEANPKATINLCDSPDLITQKIKKAVTDFTSDITYNPGKRAGVSNLVNIHSQVTGQPIKTVVDEAATLDTAKYKDRVAEAVVEHLRPIREQIHHHMTRRNEMVYLLEVGAEKARQQAQQTLNDVKQRLGLGTSVNIPAAVHVAPLLPAPDVSKTSASRRMSKDFDGNVHERHERMYGFGDQPSGGAGQSATGELAEMTQTSLPRVARRPPVVPTQSMRVEKQMGSTRTRHVFQMDTCNAPHIGFKAPPGFAASMVTGALAKSKRPNVKPVSGSMGFGHSQGGSYKSSQNVNPSAVSTIAREVNAARKQEFTCNMANSAFYAAALESRANSNRSSEKTTSKSGDSEFIIVANEDEEQSSSEEQREEAEEEEAAERENSERKATEANTVEI; encoded by the exons ATGTTCCGGTTTGGGAAGCTTCGTCTCAGCCTATCTGAGGTGGCCAAAAAGGAGCCCGCCACAGTGCGTTTGCAGCGGCGCTGCATCCAGGCGAGGAGCTTCTTGCCAGGATTGACCAGTAGGTCGGCAGGGACGCCCTCCGCGACGGCGCAGGTGGCCGGTGGCGGCAAGCAGCCGGTCCAGCCGCAAGCCCATACCACCGACAGTGGCGCCGAGGAC AACAGCCGCTGGCCAAGGAAGATCTTCAGTGGCATCCAGCCCACGGGATCCCTGCATCTGGGCAACTATCTGGGTGCCGTACGCAAGTGGGTTCAGCTGCAGAATGCCCGCGACGACGTCACCGTCTGCATCGTGGACCTGCACTCCATCACCATGCCCCACAATCCGCCGCTTCTACGCGAGAACATTTTCACCATGGCCGCCACGCTGCTCGCCTGCGGCATTGATCCCGGCAAGAGCACACTCTTCGTCCAGTCCGCCGTCGCCGAGCATTCCGAGTTCAACTGGATCCTCAGCTCGATGACTACCATGCCGCGTTTGGCTCAGCTGCCACAGTTCCGGGAGAAGTCCCGCCTGCTCAAAGATGTTCCGCTGGGATTGTACGTCTATCCTGTTCTCCAAGCAGCCGACATTATGCTCTACAA GGCCACCCATGTGCCAGTGGGCGCAGACCAGGTGCAGCACATTCAGCTGGCACAGCACCTGGCCAGAACCTACAACGGTCGCTATGGCGAGACCTTTCCTGTCTGCCACGCCATCATCGAGGAGGGTGACGCCTCCCGTGTGCTGTCCCTGCGAGATCCCTCGAAGAAGATGTCAAAATCGGAGGCCAACCCCAAGGCCACCATAAATCTTTGTGATTCGCCTGACTTGATCACGCAGAAGATAAAGAAGGCCGTCACAGACTTCACCTCGGACATTACCTATAATCCTGGCAAGCGAGCCGGCGTCAGCAACCTCGTCAATATTCATTCCCAGGTCACGGGGCAGCCCATAAAGACGGTGGTGGACGAAGCTGCCACCCTGGACACGGCCAAGTACAAGGACCGTGTGGCAGAGGCTGTGGTTGAGCACTTGCGCCCAATCCGGGAGCAAATCCACCACCACATGACCAGACGCAATGAGATGGTCTACTTGCTGGAAGTGGGGGCGGAAAAGGCGCGTCAACAGGCACAGCAGACATTGAACGATGTGAAGCAGCGCCTGGGACTGGGCACAAGTGTCAACATTCCGGCTGCGGTGCACGTGGCACCTCTACTGCCCGCGCCCGATGTTTCTAAGACCTCGGCCAGCAGGCGAATGTCCAAGGACTTTGATGGCAATGTCCACGAACGCCACGAGCGGATGTACGGATTCGGAGATCAGCCAAGTGGCGGAGCTGGCCAGTCTGCCACTGGGGAGCTGGCCGAGATGACTCAGACGTCTCTCCCGCGAGTGGCCCGTCGGCCGCCCGTTGTTCCCACTCAGTCCATGCGCGTCGAGAAGCAGATGGGCAGTACCCGCACACGCCACGTATTCCAGATGGACACCTGCAACGCCCCGCACATTGGGTTCAAGGCGCCGCCAGGATTTGCCGCCAGCATGGTTACTGGAGCTCTGGCAAAGAGCAAGCGACCGAATGTTAAGCCCGTATCGGGCAGCATGGGCTTCGGGCACTCACAGGGTGGATCGTACAAGAGCAGTCAGAACGTTAATCCCAGTGCGGTGTCCACAATAGCACGGGAAGTGAATGCTGCCAGGAAGCAGGAGTTCACTTGCAACATGGCCAATTCTGCCTTCTACGCGGCCGCCCTGGAATCACGCGCCAATTCGAACCGCTCCAGTGAAAAGACCACCTCCAAGTCGGGAGACAGTGAGTTTATCATCGTAGCGAACGAGGACGAAGAGCAGTCATCCTCTGAGGAGCAACGTGAGGAGGCTGAAGAGGAGGAGGCAGCAGAAAGGGAGAACTCGGAGCGCAAGGCCACTGAAGCTAACACGGTCGAGATTTAA